The following coding sequences lie in one Synechococcus sp. CC9902 genomic window:
- a CDS encoding serine hydrolase domain-containing protein, with product MLPRLFGQTMHGRTLGGFFVVLAAAGLTLPYAHKTFNLARAGTAYSAKMLCSGVLMAGMDENRLKREELALAQGLIQTQIDATRGVVHAWAFLGLVRGKAVRQGNLGCSQAITNSEVVKLPNQTRSQVSKAKAIPTPWKISPDASDTPPRINRKELEAAISEAFHDSQPSAPKRTRAIVVVQDGWVIAERYAPGITPVMPLIGWSMTKSITHALIGIAVKNGQLRLNAPLSLPEWSNDYDARQKITLDHLLRMNSGLNFDERTRSLDSDVVQMLTQEANTATFATGQPITGRMGRDWSYSSGTTNIISRGLRLAINNDPIYWSYPYEELFKPIGMKSAYLETDASGNFVASSLGWASARDWARFGLLYLNQGAWNDQQIIPKSWVQHAVTASKGSKKRYGAHWWLSSKRRRPDLPRNSYSAEGYEGQLILVVPSFKTVIVRLGQTPKRSSFNPNKFGASILSTLTPQKELQPNKTP from the coding sequence ATGTTGCCACGGTTGTTTGGTCAAACGATGCACGGGAGAACTCTTGGAGGCTTCTTCGTTGTTTTGGCTGCTGCGGGCTTGACCCTGCCTTACGCCCACAAAACGTTCAACTTGGCCCGGGCAGGTACGGCTTACAGCGCAAAGATGCTCTGCTCTGGCGTTTTGATGGCCGGAATGGATGAAAACAGGCTCAAAAGAGAAGAACTAGCCCTTGCGCAAGGCCTGATCCAAACCCAAATCGATGCAACTCGTGGAGTCGTTCACGCTTGGGCTTTCCTTGGACTTGTGCGAGGCAAAGCTGTTCGGCAGGGAAATCTTGGTTGTAGTCAAGCGATTACCAACAGCGAAGTTGTCAAACTACCCAATCAAACAAGAAGTCAAGTTTCAAAAGCAAAAGCAATACCAACACCCTGGAAAATTTCACCCGACGCATCAGACACACCTCCCAGGATTAACCGAAAAGAATTAGAAGCAGCCATCAGCGAGGCCTTCCACGACTCGCAACCTTCGGCACCAAAACGAACCCGCGCGATTGTTGTGGTGCAAGACGGTTGGGTCATTGCTGAGCGCTATGCGCCTGGCATCACACCGGTTATGCCATTAATCGGTTGGTCGATGACCAAAAGCATCACCCATGCGCTGATTGGAATTGCCGTTAAAAATGGTCAATTGCGGCTTAATGCACCCTTGTCGTTGCCGGAATGGAGCAACGACTACGATGCGCGCCAAAAAATCACATTGGATCATCTCTTAAGGATGAATAGCGGCTTGAACTTTGACGAACGCACACGAAGCTTGGATTCAGACGTAGTGCAAATGCTCACTCAAGAAGCCAACACAGCAACATTCGCGACTGGACAACCAATAACTGGAAGAATGGGGCGAGATTGGTCGTATTCATCAGGAACAACTAACATTATTAGCCGAGGATTACGTTTAGCGATTAACAATGATCCCATTTACTGGAGCTATCCCTACGAAGAACTATTTAAACCGATAGGAATGAAATCGGCTTACCTAGAAACAGACGCGTCAGGAAATTTCGTAGCGTCATCTCTTGGATGGGCTAGCGCCAGAGACTGGGCTCGATTTGGCTTGCTATATCTTAATCAAGGGGCATGGAATGATCAACAAATAATTCCTAAAAGCTGGGTTCAGCATGCTGTAACTGCATCCAAAGGATCAAAAAAAAGATACGGAGCTCATTGGTGGCTGAGCTCTAAACGCCGCAGGCCGGACTTACCAAGAAACAGTTACTCAGCGGAAGGATATGAAGGACAGCTCATCCTTGTCGTACCCAGCTTCAAAACAGTGATTGTCCGGTTAGGACAAACTCCGAAACGAAGCAGCTTCAATCCCAATAAATTTGGAGCCTCGATTTTGTCAACGCTCACTCCTCAGAAGGAGCTTCAACCAAACAAGACTCCTTAG